The DNA window CTTCCGGTAGAGGTACGCCCGGGCGCCGTTCGCGACTCGTTCGCCGCGGAAGTACGGCGACGAGTTGAGCAACGCCAACGCGGGGTCGAGACCCGCGAGCACGTTCAGTTGGTCCACGACGTTCCGCTTCTCGAAGTGCAGGTGCGTCCCCGCGCAGTACTTCGCGTAGTCGAAGTTCGTCCCGAGAACCCGCTTCTGTATCCGACTGCGTTCGCTCGGCCACCGTTCGATCTGCTCGCCGTTGACCGGCGTCCCCAACGGAACGAGCAGTTTGTCGAGTTCGTCGGCCCGCGTCAGCACTTGGTCGAGTTGGTCGACGAACGTCGAGCGCAGGTCGGCGTACGTCTCGCACGGTGGCGTCTTCAACTCGAAGAGCGGCGGAACGAACTCCTCTTCGACGTTCTCGGAGATCTCCGTGAGGGAACCGGGCGTCGTCAGTTCGCCGTCCTCGTCGACGACCCAGTACTCTACTTCGATGCTCTTTTGCATTGGTTGAAGTCCGTCGTCGAAATTCCTTCGTCGGCCCGACCGTTCCGGGCCGCCGGTCCCGAACTCCGTCGGGGAACGTTGCAACCTCCGGCCGGCCGTCGTATCGAGGGTGTCGCCGTCAACGGATTACGGAATTCGATACTACGGGTAATGAGGGGCCTGCCTTCGCTCGCAAGCCGGCGACGGAGATTCGACGGGCGTCACCCGTACACGGCACCGAGAACCCCGAGCAACCAGATGAGGACGTGCGCGCCGACGACGGCGAAGAGCGACCGACGGCGCACGTAGACGAGCGTGAAGACGAGTGCCGCGAGCGCGACCTGTAAGAGGTCGCCGAGTTGCCAGCTAACCGCGTGGGCGACGGTGAACGCCGCCCACGAGAGCCCTCCCGCGACGAGGGCGCTCTCCGAACGCTCCGCGAGGCGTTCGATGGCGTATCCCCGGTAGAGCACCTCCTCGACCACGCCGGTGGTGACCGCGGCGGCGACGGCGATTCCGACGCCGTACTCCTCGACGCCCATGCCCGTCTGTCCCGACTGCGCCAGTCCGAGCATCTCGACGAGCGGACCGGTCGCGGCCAACGCCAGGAAGCCGAGAACGGTCGCCGCGAGGAGATACGCGGCGTCGATTCGGTCGGGGCGGCGGACGCCGAGCGAACGCAACGGGCGGTCCTCCCAGACGAACACCACGCCGAGGACGACGCCCAGAAGCGACCACAGGAGCGCGATTTCCGCGACGGGGTGGAGACCGACCGAGAGCGTCCGCGCGGCGAACGAGAGCGCTGGAATCCCCAGCAACGCGACGACGAGACCGACGACGGTCGGTCGCTCGAACGCGTCTCTCTCGCCGGTCGCGTCGACGTACGGAGGTGCCACGGTGGTCGGGTCGTTTTGCGCCGGCATAACTGTTTCCCAGATGACACCTTTGCGGGGCGTTTCGTCGGCGGGCGGGGTCGCCGGCACGTCGCTCCGTCGAACGGCACGCCTTTTACGCCCGGCTCCCCTACCCCGATTCGTGCAGTTCGTCGGCTACGACACGGACGGTCCGGGGCTCTTTTTGAGCGACGGCGGCGAGGTGGAGTACGTCTCGTTGGAACCGGGAACGGAGCTCGCCTACACGCTCGAAGACCGCCACTGCGCCGGCGTCGTCGCCGACGACGAACACGTCCCCTGCGACGCCGAACGCGCGCCGTACTGCCGGGACCACAGTTCGACGTGGGTGTGCGCGAAGTGCACCGGCACCTGCCTGAAAGACGAGATGGACTGCCACGACCCCCACGCCGTCTACCTCGCGGCCTTCGCGCCCGACTCGTTCAAAGTCGGCGTCACGAAGGAGTGGCGACTGGAGACGCGCCTGCGCGAACAGGGCGCGGACCGCGGCGCGCACGTCCGAACCGTCTCGGACGGGCGCATCGCGCGGGAACTCGAAGCCGAAATCGCCCGGAACATCCCCGACCGCGTCCGCGTGCCGACGAAGGTGGACGGACTCCACCGCGACGTGGACGAGGCGTCGTGGACCGGCCTGCTCTCGGGGTTCGACGTGATATCGGAGTTCTCCTTCGACTACGGTCTGGACCTCGAAGACCGGCCGGTGGCCGAGACGATGGCGACCGGAACCGTCCGCGGCGTGCAGGGGCGGGTGCTCGTCCTCGACCGCGCCGGAAGCGCCTACGCCGTCGATTTACGCGACCTCGTGGGCTACGACGTGGTGCCGGAGGCGACGACGCGCGACGTGCAGTCGAGTCTCGGCGCGTTCGGGTGAGCGGACGGTAATCGACCGCCCTCGGCGACTCGTTTTCGCGTACCAACAGTCCTTTGCGGCCACGGGTCGA is part of the Halopelagius longus genome and encodes:
- a CDS encoding CPBP family intramembrane glutamic endopeptidase, with translation MAPPYVDATGERDAFERPTVVGLVVALLGIPALSFAARTLSVGLHPVAEIALLWSLLGVVLGVVFVWEDRPLRSLGVRRPDRIDAAYLLAATVLGFLALAATGPLVEMLGLAQSGQTGMGVEEYGVGIAVAAAVTTGVVEEVLYRGYAIERLAERSESALVAGGLSWAAFTVAHAVSWQLGDLLQVALAALVFTLVYVRRRSLFAVVGAHVLIWLLGVLGAVYG
- a CDS encoding DUF2797 domain-containing protein — its product is MQFVGYDTDGPGLFLSDGGEVEYVSLEPGTELAYTLEDRHCAGVVADDEHVPCDAERAPYCRDHSSTWVCAKCTGTCLKDEMDCHDPHAVYLAAFAPDSFKVGVTKEWRLETRLREQGADRGAHVRTVSDGRIARELEAEIARNIPDRVRVPTKVDGLHRDVDEASWTGLLSGFDVISEFSFDYGLDLEDRPVAETMATGTVRGVQGRVLVLDRAGSAYAVDLRDLVGYDVVPEATTRDVQSSLGAFG